A stretch of DNA from Micromonospora peucetia:
CGGCGCCACCGACTACACCTTCGGGTTCGACACCGCCGTCAATATCGCGATGGAGGCGATCGACCGGCTGCACACCACCGCCGAGAGCCACCACCGCACCCTGGTGGTCGAGGTGATGGGCCGGCACGCCGGCTGGATCGCCCTGCACGCCGGCCTGGCCGGCGGCGCCAACGTGATCCTGCTCCCCGAGCGGAAGTTCGACGTCGAGCAGGTCGCCGGCTACGTCGAGAAGCGCTTCCAGCACCAGTACGCCCCGATCGTCGTGGTCGCCGAGGGCGCCCAGCCGCTGGACGGCCAGATGGTCCTGCACAACCAGGAGCTCGACGCGTTCGGCCACGTCCGCCTCGGCGGCATCGGCCAGTGGCTCGCCGCGCAACTGGAGGCCAAGACCGGCAAGGAGGCCCGCACGGTCGTGCTCGGGCACATCCAGCGCGGCGGCACCCCGAGCGCCTTCGACCGGGTGCTCGCCACCCGGCTCGGCCTGCACGCCATCGACGCGGTCCACGAGGGCGACTGGGGCAAGATGGTCGCCATGCAGAGCACGGACATCGTCCGCGTCCCGCTGGCCGAGGCCACCCGTGAGCTGAAGACCGTGCCGCTGGAGCGGTACGCCGAGGCCGAGGTCTTCTTCGGCAGCTGATCGATCCACGGCGTCGCGGCGGGCCGCCCGGCCCGCCGCGCGCCGGCTCACGGCGAGGGGGTACGACCCGATGGCGGGTTCGGTGCACACGGTCGCGGTCATCGGGGCCGGCAAGATCGGTGAGCTGATGCTCAGCGGGCTGCTGCGGTCGGGATGGCCGGTGGACCGGCTGCTGGCCACCGCCCGCCGGCCCGCCCGCGCCGAGGAGCTGACCGCCCGGTACGGGGTCCGGGTGGTCGACAACCTCACCGCCGTGGACGAGGCGGAGGTGCTCGCCGTCTCGGTCAAGCCGCAGGACGCGGCGGCGCTGCTGGACGAGATCGGGCCCAAGGTGCCGGCCGACAAACTCGTGATCTCCCTCTGCGCCGGCCTGCCGACCAGCTTCTTCAACCGCCGGCTGCCCGAGGGCACCCCCGTGGTGCGGGTGATGACCAACACCCCGGCCCTGGTCGACGAGGCGATGACCGCGATCTCCGCCGGGGCGCACGCCACCGGCACGCACCTCGCGCTGGCCGAGGAGATGTTCACGCCGCTGGGCGCGACGATCCGGGTGCCCGAGTCCCAGCAGGACGCGGTGACCGCGCTTTCCGGCTCCGGGCCGGCGTACTTCTACCTGCTGGTCGAGGCCATGATCGACGCCGGCATCCTGCTCGGCCTGCCCCGGCAGGTCGCACACGAGCTGATCGTGCAGACCGCCATCGGCTCGGCCGTGATGCTGCGCGACTCCGGCGAGCACCCGGTGAAGCTGCGCGAGGCGGTCACCTCGCCGGCCGGCACCACCATCTCCGCCGTGCGCGAGCTGGAGAAGCACGGCGTACGCGCGGCGCTGCTCGCCGCGCTGGAAGCGGCCCGCGACCGCGCCCGCGAACTGGCCGCCCAGGCCGTGGACTAGGCCGCTACAACAGGCCGTTGCGGCGTGCGTACCCCGGGAACTCCGCGCCGCTGCAGGGCAGCCGGTGGCCGGTCCGCCGGAGTGCCTCGATGATCGCACCGGCGCCGGTTTCCGTCAGCTTGCCCTCGCCGCATCCGCCGGCCAAAAGCCAGATCGTCCCGTGAACGGGCAGGCCGTGGGCTCGGCCGACCCTGGTGGCCTCTTGGTCGTCGGTGATGGCGACTCCGCCGTAGATGTCCGCGGCGGCGAAGACGCTGGCCTCACCCATGTCGCGGGCGCCGGCCCCGATCCTGCGGACCCAGTCCGCGAAACACCGGATCTCGGTGGGCTGGTCGAGGGCGATGATCTGCATCCACTCCAGGTCCAGCGTGCCACTGAGGGCAGGGTGCTGCTCCACACCGGAGCGAAGCTCGTCCAGCACCACGGCCGTGGAGGCGCACGGGTGGTCGATGACCATGGTCGCCAGGACGTCGAGGCGGTCGGCGAGCGCGAAGTGGTTCAGCACCATGGTGTCGAAGACCCACATGCGTCCGTCGCCGGCGCTGTGGCTGCTCACAGCGTCAGATCCGCATCGTCGCGCGGGGGTAGGTCATCGCGGGCGATCTGCCCGTGCAGGAGTTCGACAGCCCGCGAACCGGTCACCAGGTGGCGCCGCCAGGCCTCCATGACCGCGTGCGAATAGCCGGGTGGGACGCGTACCGCGTCAAGATCGGGCTGTGGTGACCACCCCACCGCGTCCATGAATTCGGCGCGCGTGGGGCTGGCCTGGCTCAGCTTCCTGCGCGTCGTCACGTCGACCCAGCCTGCCTGCTCCGCCTGCCGTAGTGCGAGCGACCACGAAGTGCGGTAGCGGGCGGCCAATCCGATGAGCTCCTCACGGAGATTGCCGTTTCGGCTGCAACCCGCAAAGGCGGCGAGTGGCAGGAGGAGTTCGGCGGCGAAGGCGTTGATGAGGCCCTCGCGGTCCGCCCGGGACAGGTGCACCGCAAGGTCGCTGGAATACTCGTCGCCGAGCACCAGGTGGCCGAGTTCGTGGGCCGCTGTTGCCCGCCGCCGTCCAGGATCACCGTTGGTGCTGACAACTGCCACGGCGAGATCACCGTCGACCAGCGAGGCGCCGTCGCCGGGTAGCTCGCTGACGAGAACGTACTGGCCGCTCAGTTCGCTGAATTCCATGAGCGTGTCGATCGGGGCATCGCCCACCCCGTGCGCCCGGCGCAACCACCGGGCGGCCATCCGGGCTTCATCTTCGGACTTGAGGTGTCGGTCGTAGCGCGTCGGGGGGCGGGCGCGCAGCGTCCCCGCGTCGAGCATCTGGCGTACGTCGCCGAGCCACGCGGACAGCGCGATGTCAAGCCGTTGGGACTTACGCGCCGCGTCCGTGTCACTGTCCTCGGCGAGCAGTTCGGCGCGCCGCGAGATGACCGCCGGCCGCCGCTGCAGCAGGTAGTCGATCGGCACGTCGAGCGCGGTGGTCAGGCGGATGAGTTCCAGGGCGTCGATGCGG
This window harbors:
- a CDS encoding 6-phosphofructokinase, yielding MRIGVLTGGGDCPGLNAVIRAVVRKGVASYGHEFVGFRDGWKGPLEGLSRPLGIAEVRGILPRGGTILGSSRTNPFKIENGVERIKENLAAQGVDALIAIGGEDTLGVATKLHELGVHVIGVPKTIDNDLGATDYTFGFDTAVNIAMEAIDRLHTTAESHHRTLVVEVMGRHAGWIALHAGLAGGANVILLPERKFDVEQVAGYVEKRFQHQYAPIVVVAEGAQPLDGQMVLHNQELDAFGHVRLGGIGQWLAAQLEAKTGKEARTVVLGHIQRGGTPSAFDRVLATRLGLHAIDAVHEGDWGKMVAMQSTDIVRVPLAEATRELKTVPLERYAEAEVFFGS
- a CDS encoding helix-turn-helix domain-containing protein, which codes for MVDDSDWTTVGEQIRQARLGAGISQAELAARVGLDRTMIAKVESGGRRIDALELIRLTTALDVPIDYLLQRRPAVISRRAELLAEDSDTDAARKSQRLDIALSAWLGDVRQMLDAGTLRARPPTRYDRHLKSEDEARMAARWLRRAHGVGDAPIDTLMEFSELSGQYVLVSELPGDGASLVDGDLAVAVVSTNGDPGRRRATAAHELGHLVLGDEYSSDLAVHLSRADREGLINAFAAELLLPLAAFAGCSRNGNLREELIGLAARYRTSWSLALRQAEQAGWVDVTTRRKLSQASPTRAEFMDAVGWSPQPDLDAVRVPPGYSHAVMEAWRRHLVTGSRAVELLHGQIARDDLPPRDDADLTL
- the proC gene encoding pyrroline-5-carboxylate reductase, which translates into the protein MAGSVHTVAVIGAGKIGELMLSGLLRSGWPVDRLLATARRPARAEELTARYGVRVVDNLTAVDEAEVLAVSVKPQDAAALLDEIGPKVPADKLVISLCAGLPTSFFNRRLPEGTPVVRVMTNTPALVDEAMTAISAGAHATGTHLALAEEMFTPLGATIRVPESQQDAVTALSGSGPAYFYLLVEAMIDAGILLGLPRQVAHELIVQTAIGSAVMLRDSGEHPVKLREAVTSPAGTTISAVRELEKHGVRAALLAALEAARDRARELAAQAVD